One genomic segment of Thermoproteota archaeon includes these proteins:
- a CDS encoding amino acid ABC transporter permease: LGFLSALGDGYGAKLMKVIVAGYGEFFRGSPLIVQLLFFYFSIPALTGLNWDAFTAGAVTLMLNSGAYQKGYFKGAIEAVFKDQLMAAKSLGMTFGQTLRHVVLPQALRIVIPPWTNEYISLGLSTSALIVLGIRELTNISKSIAAQTFRPLEVYLFASAIYFIWITVSMRIFDWIYERVRIPGLEVNI, translated from the coding sequence TCTAGGCTTTCTTTCAGCCCTTGGGGATGGCTATGGGGCCAAGCTGATGAAGGTTATCGTTGCGGGCTATGGGGAGTTCTTCAGAGGTAGTCCATTGATAGTCCAGCTCTTATTCTTCTACTTCTCCATACCCGCCCTCACCGGCCTCAACTGGGATGCGTTCACAGCCGGCGCCGTGACGCTCATGCTGAACAGCGGAGCCTATCAGAAGGGCTACTTCAAGGGGGCCATAGAGGCCGTTTTTAAGGACCAGCTCATGGCCGCCAAGTCACTGGGAATGACCTTCGGGCAGACGCTGAGGCACGTGGTCCTTCCCCAAGCTCTCAGGATAGTTATACCACCGTGGACCAACGAGTACATATCCCTCGGCCTCAGCACATCAGCCTTGATAGTGTTGGGGATAAGGGAACTCACGAACATATCCAAGAGCATCGCAGCCCAGACCTTCAGACCGTTGGAGGTCTACCTGTTCGCCTCCGCCATATACTTCATCTGGATCACGGTATCGATGAGGATCTTCGACTGGATATATGAGAGGGTGAGGATACCTGGGCTGGAGGTCAACATATGA
- a CDS encoding ATP-binding protein, with translation MISKDLLLLFNPWWRDGSVGGDLAKPYRRKIFTDVVKGLDLRQIQLITGLRRVGKSTILYQLVDHLIGRGVQPRRIVYYSFDVAEDGILEILRSYSQLTGVDWRSERVYLLLDEIQKVDGWSSWLKIIYDSHPNLKILVSGSSSLHLEEDAQRNLAGRYIIHKVEPLSLIEFFELKTGRTVDNPDLWRDDLLAVLEEYLRKPFPEIVNWSDVPALTYIRESVLEKVLASDLSTRGLDRFRTYEILSLLFSEPGLYLNVNTLAGEVGMSKKTLYKYLGYMENSYLVRILRNYRPSVRASSRKMKRIYPYHWSLLYGLVPRIERGALLESIAASLLNAVYYWREGVREVDFVVLDGDSIAPIEVKAKDSLRRDDLRNLAFFMGRYGIRKGFLIYMGDDGVEELDGGIVRLISLLSLCISGKWVLGMKRE, from the coding sequence GTGATCTCAAAGGACCTACTCCTCTTATTCAACCCTTGGTGGAGGGATGGAAGCGTCGGGGGGGATCTCGCAAAACCCTACCGAAGGAAAATCTTCACCGATGTAGTGAAGGGGCTGGATCTCAGGCAAATTCAGCTGATCACCGGTCTCAGAAGGGTGGGCAAGTCCACCATCCTCTACCAGCTCGTGGACCATCTCATTGGGAGGGGAGTCCAGCCGAGGCGCATAGTCTACTACTCCTTCGACGTAGCCGAGGATGGAATATTGGAGATCCTGAGATCATACTCTCAGCTAACCGGAGTGGACTGGAGATCTGAAAGGGTATATCTCCTCCTAGACGAGATCCAAAAGGTCGATGGATGGTCCTCATGGTTGAAGATCATCTACGACTCCCACCCGAACCTTAAGATCCTCGTGAGTGGATCTTCAAGCCTCCACTTGGAAGAAGACGCTCAGAGGAACCTAGCTGGGAGGTACATCATACACAAGGTTGAACCGCTGTCGCTTATCGAGTTCTTCGAGCTGAAGACAGGTAGAACAGTCGATAACCCTGATCTCTGGAGGGATGATCTCCTAGCCGTGCTTGAAGAGTACCTCAGGAAACCTTTCCCTGAGATAGTCAACTGGAGCGATGTCCCTGCATTGACCTATATAAGGGAGAGCGTGCTGGAGAAGGTGCTGGCCTCGGACCTCTCTACTCGTGGACTCGACAGGTTCAGAACATACGAGATCCTCTCTCTCCTCTTCTCTGAACCGGGTCTCTATCTCAATGTGAACACGCTAGCTGGTGAGGTCGGGATGAGCAAGAAGACCCTCTACAAATACTTGGGATACATGGAGAATTCCTACCTTGTCAGGATCCTGAGGAACTACAGACCCTCGGTCAGGGCCAGTTCCAGGAAGATGAAGAGGATCTATCCATACCACTGGTCCCTACTCTACGGATTGGTACCGAGGATTGAGAGGGGGGCCCTGCTCGAGTCGATCGCAGCCTCATTACTGAACGCCGTCTACTACTGGAGGGAAGGGGTAAGAGAGGTAGATTTCGTTGTATTGGACGGAGATTCTATCGCACCCATCGAGGTAAAGGCGAAGGACTCACTTAGAAGAGATGATCTGAGGAACCTAGCTTTCTTCATGGGTAGGTACGGGATTAGAAAGGGTTTTCTGATCTACATGGGTGATGACGGTGTGGAGGAGCTGGATGGGGGGATCGTGAGGCTGATCTCCCTACTGAGCCTCTGCATTTCAGGTAAATGGGTCCTCGGGATGAAGAGGGAGTGA
- a CDS encoding AbrB/MazE/SpoVT family DNA-binding domain-containing protein, which translates to MKIRLVRGLVRLPREVLESLGWRDGMVVKIEADGDKVVIRPAFPTSCTGMVG; encoded by the coding sequence TTGAAGATAAGGCTCGTCAGGGGTCTCGTGAGACTGCCTAGGGAAGTGCTCGAGTCCCTCGGGTGGAGGGACGGCATGGTCGTCAAGATAGAGGCTGACGGGGATAAGGTGGTGATAAGGCCCGCCTTCCCCACCAGTTGCACGGGGATGGTCGGCTGA
- a CDS encoding CBS domain-containing protein, whose protein sequence is MRVSEFMSDDPLVVSPDITVAEALNLMSERDVWSPVVRKEGEISGFLTERDVMTGIIAARLTPHQVKVEDVMSRRYGVLRPDETLADAARAMMKVKARLVVLDDGQLVGVVTAADIVRAYAETTTTSPPLKPYATWEVLKIHSQASVREAVRIMKVERVGSLLVEEERKIKGIFTERDAVKRFLVGGGDPCDPVGKYSTYDLVTLDAGATLVEAARLMASSRIKRLPLTSEGEIRGIITARDVVEAIWRMTTEEELVP, encoded by the coding sequence ATGAGGGTTAGTGAGTTCATGAGTGACGACCCGCTGGTGGTGAGTCCCGATATCACCGTGGCTGAGGCACTTAATCTGATGAGCGAGAGGGACGTTTGGAGTCCAGTCGTCCGTAAGGAGGGTGAGATCTCTGGATTTTTAACGGAGAGAGACGTAATGACCGGGATAATCGCAGCTAGGCTGACTCCTCACCAAGTTAAGGTCGAGGATGTCATGAGCAGGAGATACGGGGTGCTCAGGCCTGATGAGACCTTGGCCGACGCTGCCAGGGCGATGATGAAGGTGAAGGCTAGGCTAGTGGTGCTTGACGATGGTCAGCTTGTCGGTGTCGTTACGGCAGCTGACATAGTGAGGGCCTACGCTGAGACCACCACGACAAGTCCCCCCTTGAAACCCTACGCTACATGGGAGGTCCTGAAGATCCATTCCCAAGCTAGTGTGAGGGAAGCCGTCAGGATAATGAAGGTAGAGAGGGTGGGTAGCCTCTTGGTGGAGGAGGAGAGGAAGATAAAGGGCATATTCACCGAGAGGGACGCTGTGAAGAGGTTCCTCGTGGGCGGAGGCGATCCCTGCGATCCGGTGGGCAAGTACTCCACCTATGATCTCGTGACCTTAGATGCGGGCGCCACGCTCGTTGAAGCCGCGAGGTTAATGGCTAGCTCTAGGATAAAGAGGCTTCCCCTCACCTCCGAGGGGGAGATAAGGGGAATAATAACGGCTAGAGATGTGGTGGAAGCCATATGGCGGATGACGACGGAGGAGGAACTGGTGCCCTGA
- a CDS encoding SufS family cysteine desulfurase gives MDMSVREDFPILRIKVNDHPLIYFDNAATTQRPVQVINAIREFYENLNANVHRGIHYLSREASELYEGAHETLAKFINADFEEVVFTSNTTESINLVAWGWALHHLKKGERIVTTVMEHHSNILPWRTVAELTGAEVVYADVDNEGVPKMRELESLIDDRTRIVAISGMSNVTGAIPDVERAVKAAHQVGAVVVLDGAQMVPHVPVDVRKLDADFLAFSGHKMLGPTGTGVLYGRKDLLEEMRPAKPGGGTIRDVTLEGVDWAELPWKHEGGTPNIAGGIGLAKAAEYLMRIGMERVREHEKELTRKGLELLSGLDGVILYGPMDVDRRGGIITLNVKGMDPHMVGALLDAQGIAVRTGLHCAHPLHRRLGAGDGTVRASFYLYNTEDEVERFVQVLESIVEGRW, from the coding sequence ATGGACATGAGCGTCAGGGAGGACTTCCCTATCCTCCGGATTAAGGTGAACGATCATCCTCTCATTTACTTCGATAACGCAGCCACCACCCAGAGGCCGGTTCAGGTGATTAATGCAATAAGAGAGTTCTACGAGAATCTCAACGCTAATGTCCATAGGGGAATACATTATCTCAGCAGGGAAGCATCCGAGCTCTATGAGGGGGCTCACGAAACGCTAGCTAAGTTCATAAATGCCGATTTCGAGGAGGTGGTCTTCACATCCAACACTACCGAGTCGATAAACCTAGTGGCTTGGGGGTGGGCTCTCCATCACTTGAAGAAGGGAGAGAGGATAGTCACAACTGTCATGGAGCATCACAGCAACATACTTCCTTGGAGGACCGTTGCCGAGCTGACCGGGGCTGAAGTGGTCTATGCTGACGTGGACAACGAGGGAGTGCCTAAGATGAGGGAGTTGGAATCCTTAATCGATGATAGGACCAGGATAGTGGCCATATCCGGCATGTCCAACGTTACCGGTGCGATCCCAGATGTGGAGAGGGCAGTCAAGGCGGCCCATCAGGTGGGGGCCGTGGTGGTGCTCGACGGGGCTCAGATGGTGCCCCACGTGCCCGTCGATGTGAGGAAGCTCGATGCTGATTTCCTAGCGTTCTCAGGTCATAAGATGCTTGGACCCACGGGCACGGGGGTGCTCTACGGGAGAAAAGATCTTCTTGAGGAAATGAGGCCGGCCAAGCCGGGAGGCGGTACTATAAGGGACGTCACGCTCGAAGGCGTGGACTGGGCCGAACTGCCTTGGAAGCATGAGGGAGGAACCCCTAACATAGCGGGCGGTATAGGGCTGGCTAAGGCTGCAGAGTACCTCATGAGGATAGGGATGGAGAGAGTCAGGGAGCACGAAAAGGAGCTCACTAGAAAGGGACTGGAGCTCCTTTCCGGTTTAGACGGCGTAATCCTGTACGGACCGATGGATGTGGACAGGAGGGGCGGTATAATTACGCTCAACGTGAAGGGGATGGATCCTCACATGGTCGGGGCCCTGCTCGACGCTCAGGGGATAGCTGTCAGGACGGGCCTTCACTGCGCACATCCTCTACATAGGCGATTGGGTGCAGGAGATGGCACGGTCAGGGCTAGCTTCTACCTGTACAATACTGAGGATGAGGTGGAGAGGTTCGTCCAGGTCCTCGAGTCGATCGTTGAAGGCAGATGGTAA
- a CDS encoding peroxiredoxin: MIYVGSEAPDFTLPDQFGEEVRLSDFRGRRVVLSFHPLAWTSICEEQVKELEAIYDELSELNAIPLSISVDPVPTKRAWAKHMGVVKTPLLSDFWPHGKVARAYGLFNEERGISGRAVVVVDEGGRVVYAREYPLGEKPDMAEVLEFLRSKSK, encoded by the coding sequence ATGATTTATGTTGGATCAGAGGCCCCTGATTTCACCCTTCCGGACCAGTTCGGTGAGGAGGTCAGGCTCTCGGACTTCAGGGGAAGGAGGGTGGTCCTCTCATTTCATCCACTCGCCTGGACAAGCATCTGTGAAGAACAGGTAAAAGAGCTGGAGGCCATTTACGACGAGCTATCTGAGCTTAACGCCATCCCTCTCAGCATAAGTGTTGATCCAGTTCCAACGAAGAGAGCTTGGGCCAAGCACATGGGTGTAGTGAAGACACCGCTTCTATCGGACTTCTGGCCCCATGGAAAGGTTGCGCGCGCTTACGGGCTGTTCAACGAGGAGAGGGGGATTTCGGGGAGAGCAGTTGTCGTTGTAGATGAAGGAGGCCGGGTGGTCTACGCTAGGGAGTATCCCCTGGGGGAGAAGCCCGATATGGCGGAGGTCCTCGAATTTCTCAGATCCAAGTCTAAGTGA